Proteins from a genomic interval of Phocoena phocoena chromosome 20, mPhoPho1.1, whole genome shotgun sequence:
- the KCNJ14 gene encoding ATP-sensitive inward rectifier potassium channel 14, translating into MDLARALRRLSGALESANNRAGDEEQAGPELCRNGWAPAQSQVGRRRGRFVKKDGHCNVRFVNLGGQGARYLSDLFTTCVDVRWRWMCLLFSCSFLASWLLFGLAFWLIASLHGDLAAPPPTAPCFSQVASFLAAFLFALETQTSIGYGVRSVTEECPAAVAAVVLQCIAGCVLDAFVVGAVMAKMAKPKKRNETLIFSENAVVALRDRRLCLMWRVGNLRRSHLVEAHVRAQLLQPRVTPEGEYIPLDHQDVDVGFDGGTDRIFLVSPITIVHEIDSASPLYELGRAELARADFELVVILEGMVEATAMTTQCRSSYLPGELLWGHRFEPVLFQRGSQYEVDYRHFHRTYEVPGTPVCSAKELDERAERASHSPKSGFPGSLAAFCYENELALSCCHEEEEEEEEEERDAAEAEDRAASPRVLTPTLMLTLPP; encoded by the exons ATGGACCTGGCCAGGGCCCTGCGCCGCCTGAGCGGCGCCCTGGAGTCAGCGAACAATCGGGCGGGAGATGAGGAGCAGGCCGGGCCCGAGTTGTGCCGCAACGGGTGGGCGCCAGCGCAGTCGCAAGTGGGGCGGCGCCGCGGGCGCTTCGTCAAGAAGGACGGGCACTGCAACGTGCGCTTCGTGAACCTGGGCGGCCAGGGCGCGCGCTACCTGAGCGACCTGTTCACCACGTGCGTGGACGTGCGCTGGCGCTGGATGTGCCTGCTCTTCTCCTGCTCCTTCCTCGCCTCCTGGCTGCTCTTCGGCCTGGCCTTCTGGCTCATCGCCTCTCTGCACGGCGACCTGGCTGCCCCACCGCCAACCGCCCCCTGCTTCTCGCAGGTGGCTAGCTTCTTGGCCGCCTTCCTCTTCGCGCTGGAGACGCAGACGTCCATTGGCTACGGCGTGCGCAGCGTCACCGAGGAGTGTCCGGCCGCCGTGGCCGCTGTGGTGCTGCAGTGCATCGCCGGTTGCGTGCTGGACGCCTTTGTCGTGGGCGCCGTCATGGCCAAGATGGCCAAGCCCAAGAAGCGCAACGAGACGCTGATCTTCAGCGAGAACGCCGTCGTGGCGCTGCGCGACCGCCGCCTCTGCCTCATGTGGCGCGTCGGCAACCTGCGCCGCAGCCACCTCGTCGAGGCCCACgtgcgggcccagctgctgcag CCTCGTGTGACCCCGGAGGGTGAGTAcataccgctggaccaccaggatgTGGACGTGGGCTTTGATGGTGGCACCGATCGCATCTTCCTTGTGTCTCCCATCACCATCGTGCATGAGATCGACTCCGCCAGTCCTCTGTATGAACTAGGGCGCGCCGAGCTGGCCCGGGCTGACTTTGAGCTGGTGGTCATTCTCGAGGGCATGGTCGAGGCCACAGCTATGACCACACAGTGTCGCTCTTCCTACCTCCCTGGTGAGCTGCTCTGGGGACATCGTTTTGAGCCGGTCCTCTTCCAGCGTGGCTCCCAGTACGAGGTTGACTATCGCCACTTCCATCGCACTTACGAGGTCCCAGGGACACCCGTCTGCAGCGCCAAGGAGCTGGACGAACGGGCAGAGCGTGCTTCCCACAGCCCCAAGTCTGGCTTCCCCGGCTCTCTGGCAGCCTTTTGCTATGAGAATGAACTTGCTCTGAGTTGCTGCcacgaggaagaggaggaagaggaggaagaggagagggatgCGGCAGAGGCAGAAGACAGGGCTGCCAGCCCCCGAGTACTCACACCAACCCTGATGCTGACCTTGCCCCCATGA